The following coding sequences lie in one Xylocopa sonorina isolate GNS202 chromosome 7, iyXylSono1_principal, whole genome shotgun sequence genomic window:
- the LOC143425479 gene encoding transcription elongation factor 1 homolog, with product MGRRKSKRKPPSKKKAIQPLDTQFNCPFCNHEKSCEVKMDKSRHTARITCRVCLEDFQTTINLLSEPLDVYNDWIDACESAN from the exons atgGGCCGAAGAAAAAGTAAACGAAAGCCACCAAGTAAAAAGAAAGCCATTCAGCCATTAGATACACAATTTAATTGTCCGTTTTGTAATCACGAAAAATCATGTGAGGTTAAGAT GGACAAGTCGAGACACACAGCAAGAATCACATGTAGAGTCTGCTTAGAAGATTTTCAGACTACAATTAATTTACTTTCAGAACCTCTGGATGTATACAATGATTGGATAGATGCATGTGAGAGTGCAAATTGA
- the LOC143425478 gene encoding EKC/KEOPS complex subunit LAGE3-like: MSLSVDLSIPFPSAREAEIVYQVLRVDKEPSRGSVVKNLTLDNNLLQVLISGTEARKVRVALTSFFDNLILVTETMQQFGPPVSSYNYY; encoded by the exons ATGTCTCTCAGTGT AGATTTGTCTATACCTTTCCCATCAGCAAGGGAAGCAGAAATTGTTTATCAAGTATTGAGAGTTGATAAAGAACCTTCAAGAGGCAGTGTTGTAAAGAACTTGACACTAGACAATAATTTATTACAAGT ATTAATATCTGGAACAGAAGCAAGAAAAGTTAGAGTGGCATTGACGTCATTTTTTGATAACTTAATTTTAGTAACAGAAACTATGCAACAATTTGGTCCTCCTGTATCAAGTTACAATTattattaa
- the LOC143425477 gene encoding phosphatidylinositol N-acetylglucosaminyltransferase subunit P-like, giving the protein MEHTPAPYGPRSVYGYALYIGSTMLFLLFLVWAVVPDQILHSLGLTYWPSKYWAVAIPIWALTALATFAFIIYPAINLSMTPDVDDIATITDKHSYSRKETVPGGIPPVFDIPITEVCRQLYLSEKKEQ; this is encoded by the coding sequence ATGGAACATACTCCAGCTCCATACGGACCTAGATCAGTGTACGGTTATGCTTTATACATAGGTTCAACTATGCTTTTCCTTTTGTTTCTGGTATGGGCTGTAGTACCAGACCAAATTTTGCACAGCTTAGGATTAACATATTGGCCTTCAAAATATTGGGCCGTAGCCATTCCAATTTGGGCCCTAACTGCCCTCGCTACATTCGCATTTATTATTTATCCAGCTATAAACTTATCTATGACTCCAGATGTAGATGATATTGCAACTATCACAGATAAACATTCGTATTCTAGAAAAGAAACTGTTCCAGGTGGTATACCTCCTGTGTTTGATATTCCAATAACAGAAGTTTGTAGACAGTTGTATTTATCAGAAAAGAAGGAACAATAA
- the LOC143425469 gene encoding 5,10-methylenetetrahydrofolate reductase isoform X1 — protein sequence MKILCNLEIKENCIVISCLSHNTLKNKLNNFILENKMYKKSISNYQYYNVVIPFRATSNERGIFDLRKKLKDISALNTICCSFEIMRAKSNDFYQSYFAEMNKYHPLFYALTSSIKNRTQYHSSLDMFNKLPSNTLLHLPINDLTETDVQTILNKALDCGIHNIFALRGDSTSENNIFPHTVDLVRFIRKQFGDTFCICVAGFPEMHPESPSKEMDLLYLKEKVDAGADFIITQFFFEANVFIKFVNDCRKVGINISIIPGILPFSSYAYLEKMCKICNVKVPQNILNTLQLIKGNDDEVYNYGIKLSIDIIKTIIASKTTCGFHFYTLNKFIRADDPSRILAAVRMRYKNIHDE from the exons ATGAAAATATTATGCAATCTGGAAATTAAAGAAAACTGCATAGTTATTAGCTGCCTTTCTCATAACACATTGAAAAACAAACTGAATAACTTCATTTTAGAAAATAAAATGTACAAAAAGTCTATTTCTAACTATCAATATTATAATGTCGTAATCCCATTTCGAGCTACAAGTAATGAGCGTGGGATCTTTGATTTGAGAAAGAAACTAAAAGATATAAGTGCTTTGAATACGATATGTTGTAGTTTTGAGATTATGCGTGCAAAAAGCAATGATTTCTATCAAAG ctactttgcggagatgaATAAGTATCATCCACTCTTTTATGCACTAACATCGTCCATAAAAAACAGAACACAATACCATTCATCTCTAGACATGTTTAATAAACTTCCAAGCAATACGCTTTTACATCTTCCAATTAATGATTTAACTGAGACTGATGTACAAACTATATTAAATAAAGCATTAGATTGTGGCATACACAATATTTTTGCATTGAGGGGTG ATTCTACAAGTGAAAACAATATCTTTCCACATACAGTCGACTTAGTGCGGTTCATAAGGAAACAATTCGGTGATACATTTTGTATATGTGTTGCTGGTTTTCCAGAAATGCATCCTGAATCACCATCTAAAGAAATGGATTTGTTATATTTGAAAGAAAAA GTTGACGCAGGTGCAGATTTTATAATAACACAATTCTTTTTTGAAGCAaatgtttttattaaatttgtGAATGACTGTAGAAAAGTTGGAATTAATATCTCGATTATCCCAGGCATTCTACCATTTTCGAGTTATGCCTATCTCGAGAAAATGTGCAAAATTTGTAATGTAAAAGTACcccaaaatattttaaatactttGCAACTTATAAAAGGTAACGATGATGAAGTATATAATTATGGGATAAAGTTATCTATAGATATTATCAAGACCATTATCGCAAGTAAAACTACTTGCGGATTTCATTTTTACACATTGAATAA ATTTATACGTGCGGATGATCCTTCGAGGATACTTGCTGCTGTGCGCATGCGTTATAAAAACATTCATGACGAATGA
- the LOC143425469 gene encoding 5,10-methylenetetrahydrofolate reductase isoform X2 has protein sequence MKILCNLEIKENCIVISCLSHNTLKNKLNNFILENKMYKKSISNYQYYNVVIPFRATSNERGIFDLRKKLKDISALNTICCSFEIMRAKSNDFYQSYFAEMNKYHPLFYALTSSIKNRTQYHSSLDMFNKLPSNTLLHLPINDLTETDVQTILNKALDCGIHNIFALRGDSTSENNIFPHTVDLVRFIRKQFGDTFCICVAGFPEMHPESPSKEMDLLYLKEKVDAGADFIITQFFFEANVFIKFVNDCRKVGINISIIPGILPFSSYAYLEKMCKICNVKVPQNILNTLQLIKGNDDEVYNYGIKLSIDIIKTIIASKTTCGFHFYTLNKPSLTSEICDRLDIFH, from the exons ATGAAAATATTATGCAATCTGGAAATTAAAGAAAACTGCATAGTTATTAGCTGCCTTTCTCATAACACATTGAAAAACAAACTGAATAACTTCATTTTAGAAAATAAAATGTACAAAAAGTCTATTTCTAACTATCAATATTATAATGTCGTAATCCCATTTCGAGCTACAAGTAATGAGCGTGGGATCTTTGATTTGAGAAAGAAACTAAAAGATATAAGTGCTTTGAATACGATATGTTGTAGTTTTGAGATTATGCGTGCAAAAAGCAATGATTTCTATCAAAG ctactttgcggagatgaATAAGTATCATCCACTCTTTTATGCACTAACATCGTCCATAAAAAACAGAACACAATACCATTCATCTCTAGACATGTTTAATAAACTTCCAAGCAATACGCTTTTACATCTTCCAATTAATGATTTAACTGAGACTGATGTACAAACTATATTAAATAAAGCATTAGATTGTGGCATACACAATATTTTTGCATTGAGGGGTG ATTCTACAAGTGAAAACAATATCTTTCCACATACAGTCGACTTAGTGCGGTTCATAAGGAAACAATTCGGTGATACATTTTGTATATGTGTTGCTGGTTTTCCAGAAATGCATCCTGAATCACCATCTAAAGAAATGGATTTGTTATATTTGAAAGAAAAA GTTGACGCAGGTGCAGATTTTATAATAACACAATTCTTTTTTGAAGCAaatgtttttattaaatttgtGAATGACTGTAGAAAAGTTGGAATTAATATCTCGATTATCCCAGGCATTCTACCATTTTCGAGTTATGCCTATCTCGAGAAAATGTGCAAAATTTGTAATGTAAAAGTACcccaaaatattttaaatactttGCAACTTATAAAAGGTAACGATGATGAAGTATATAATTATGGGATAAAGTTATCTATAGATATTATCAAGACCATTATCGCAAGTAAAACTACTTGCGGATTTCATTTTTACACATTGAATAA GCCATCATTAACATCGGAAATTTGTGATAGACTCGACATTTTTCATTGA